The following coding sequences are from one Pseudonocardia sp. EC080619-01 window:
- a CDS encoding DUF389 domain-containing protein — protein MLHLRVVCPSGRTTEVCEVLTAEPGVAHLVVHPGAAVRPPGDLVEADVARECTDDLLGRLADLGVDHDGGITLEQLDTVLSDRADAAEEAAPGDGADAVVWDELIHRTGEESRLSLTFLTFLTIACLLAAVGAVTDSPVTVVGAMVLGPEFGPMAAMAVGLVLRRADLIRRGAAALLVGFPFAMAVTALATVLFDLFGWLSSASLDGLEQMDFIYEVGPFSLVVAVLAGAAGMLSLTSARSSALVGVFISVTTVPAAAYGSVAAIEGRWVEAALSVLQLGLNLAGAIGSAAVVLLLARHRSRRRGADRTLSEG, from the coding sequence GTGCTGCACCTGCGGGTGGTCTGCCCGTCCGGGCGGACCACCGAGGTCTGCGAGGTCCTCACCGCCGAACCCGGGGTGGCCCACCTGGTGGTCCACCCCGGGGCGGCGGTGCGCCCGCCCGGCGACCTGGTCGAGGCCGACGTCGCGCGCGAGTGCACCGACGACCTCCTCGGCCGGCTCGCCGATCTCGGCGTCGATCACGACGGCGGGATCACCCTCGAGCAGCTCGACACCGTGCTCTCCGACCGGGCCGACGCCGCCGAGGAGGCCGCCCCCGGGGACGGGGCGGACGCCGTCGTCTGGGACGAGCTGATCCACCGGACCGGCGAGGAGTCCCGGCTCTCGCTCACCTTCCTGACGTTCCTCACGATCGCGTGCCTGCTCGCCGCGGTCGGCGCCGTCACCGACTCCCCGGTGACGGTCGTCGGCGCGATGGTCCTCGGCCCCGAGTTCGGGCCGATGGCGGCGATGGCCGTCGGGCTGGTGCTGCGCCGTGCCGACCTGATCCGGCGGGGCGCGGCCGCGCTGCTGGTCGGGTTCCCGTTCGCGATGGCCGTCACCGCACTGGCGACCGTCCTGTTCGACCTGTTCGGCTGGCTGTCGTCGGCGTCGCTGGACGGGCTCGAGCAGATGGACTTCATCTACGAGGTCGGGCCGTTCTCGCTGGTCGTGGCCGTCCTCGCGGGTGCCGCGGGGATGCTGTCGCTGACGTCGGCGCGGTCGTCGGCGCTGGTCGGCGTGTTCATCTCGGTGACGACCGTCCCCGCCGCCGCGTACGGCTCGGTCGCGGCCATCGAGGGCCGCTGGGTGGAGGCCGCGCTGTCGGTGCTGCAGCTCGGTCTCAACCTGGCCGGGGCGATCGGATCGGCGGCCGTGGTGCTGCTGCTCGCCCGGCACCGGTCCCGGCGTCGGGGCGCAGACCGCACGCTCTCCGAAGGGTAG
- a CDS encoding replication-associated recombination protein A yields MSTDGLFDIDPSPGDTPGEGDGSAPRPDAPLAARMRPRSLDEVVGQSELLEPGAPLRRLLEGGAAASVLLYGPPGTGKTTLARLMAGAGGAERHFVALSALSAGVKELRAVIEEARRRRDRSGTSTVLFIDEVHRFSRTQQDALLGAVEDRLVLLVAATTENPSFSVVSPLLSRSLVLQLQSLGEDDVRALLRRAVASERGLAGTVTLAADGEDALIRLSAGDGRRALTALEAAADGVLGAGAAAGDGPPVVDLDAVERAVTEVAVRYDRAGDQHYDVISAFIKSIRGSDPDAALHYLARMIVAGEDARFIARRLMVHASEDIGLADPTALPAATAAAQVVQLVGMPEARIALAQVTVHLATAPKSNAVITAIDAAMADVRSGKVGGVPPHLRDGHYAGAQKLGNAVGYRYPHDDPDGVLRQQYPPDDVVGTDYYAPSGRGFERTLAERVPKLRRVVRGERG; encoded by the coding sequence ATGAGCACCGACGGCCTGTTCGACATCGACCCCTCCCCGGGGGACACCCCCGGGGAGGGGGACGGGTCCGCGCCCCGCCCGGACGCCCCGCTGGCCGCGCGGATGCGCCCGCGCAGCCTCGACGAGGTCGTCGGGCAGTCCGAGCTCCTCGAGCCGGGCGCGCCGCTGCGCCGGCTGCTCGAGGGTGGCGCGGCGGCGTCGGTGCTGCTCTACGGGCCACCCGGGACGGGGAAGACGACGCTCGCCCGGCTGATGGCCGGCGCGGGCGGCGCGGAGCGGCACTTCGTCGCCCTGTCCGCGCTGTCCGCCGGGGTGAAGGAGCTGCGCGCCGTCATCGAGGAGGCACGCCGCCGCCGTGACCGCAGCGGCACGTCGACGGTGCTGTTCATCGACGAGGTCCACCGGTTCTCCCGCACCCAGCAGGACGCGCTGCTCGGCGCCGTCGAGGACCGGCTCGTCCTCCTGGTCGCGGCCACCACCGAGAACCCGTCGTTCTCGGTCGTCTCGCCGCTGCTGTCCCGCTCGCTGGTCCTGCAACTGCAGTCGCTGGGGGAGGACGACGTCCGCGCACTGCTGCGCCGTGCCGTCGCGTCCGAGCGCGGTCTCGCCGGGACGGTCACCCTCGCCGCCGACGGCGAGGACGCGCTGATCCGGCTCTCCGCCGGCGACGGCCGCCGGGCCCTGACGGCGCTGGAGGCGGCCGCCGACGGTGTCCTCGGCGCGGGTGCCGCAGCCGGGGACGGGCCGCCGGTCGTCGACCTCGACGCCGTCGAGCGGGCCGTCACCGAGGTCGCCGTCCGCTACGACCGGGCGGGCGACCAGCACTACGACGTCATCAGCGCCTTCATCAAGTCGATCCGCGGCTCCGATCCGGACGCCGCGCTGCACTACCTCGCCCGCATGATCGTCGCGGGGGAGGACGCCCGGTTCATCGCGCGGCGGCTGATGGTCCACGCGTCCGAGGACATCGGCCTCGCCGACCCGACCGCGCTGCCGGCCGCGACGGCCGCCGCCCAGGTCGTGCAGCTCGTCGGCATGCCGGAGGCGCGGATCGCGCTCGCCCAGGTCACGGTGCATCTCGCGACCGCGCCGAAGTCGAACGCGGTGATCACCGCGATCGACGCGGCGATGGCCGACGTGAGGTCCGGCAAGGTCGGCGGCGTGCCCCCGCACCTGCGCGACGGGCACTACGCGGGGGCGCAGAAGCTCGGCAACGCCGTCGGCTACCGGTACCCGCACGACGACCCGGACGGGGTGCTGCGCCAGCAGTACCCGCCGGACGACGTCGTCGGGACGGACTACTACGCGCCGTCCGGCCGCGGGTTCGAGCGCACGCTCGCCGAGCGGGTCCCGAAGCTGCGCCGGGTCGTGCGGGGCGAGCGGGGCTGA
- a CDS encoding aminotransferase class I/II-fold pyridoxal phosphate-dependent enzyme: protein MKPLNETITAIPPSGIRRFFDIAAEMDDVISLGVGEPDFVTPWRIREAGIYALEHGYTTYTGNAGLPRLRELICADLASRYDAHYDPATECLVTTGVSEGLDLAFRVILNPGEEVIVPEPCYVAYQPCVSFAGGTPVGVPTRAEDGFAIDVAAVEAAVTPRTKAILIGSPANPTGAVQSPEVLRALVALAERHDLYLLSDEIYDRLTYTGAHTCLGAVPGARERTVVLGGFSKAQAMTGWRVGWLAAPRAIAELCLRVHQYTMLCAPHVSQVAAVEALTNAEGDVAEMVADYDRRRRVFVKGLREAGLECPEPAGAFYAFPSIRASGLDAETFAERLLREESVAVVPGTVFGPSGEGHIRCSYATALPQLEQAVERIGSFLGRL, encoded by the coding sequence GTGAAGCCGCTGAACGAGACGATCACCGCGATCCCGCCGTCCGGGATCCGCCGGTTCTTCGACATCGCCGCGGAGATGGACGACGTCATCTCGCTCGGCGTCGGCGAACCCGACTTCGTGACGCCGTGGCGGATCCGCGAGGCCGGCATCTACGCCCTGGAGCACGGCTACACCACCTACACCGGCAACGCCGGGCTCCCGCGGCTGCGCGAGCTGATCTGCGCCGACCTGGCGTCGCGCTACGACGCCCACTACGACCCGGCCACCGAGTGCCTGGTCACCACCGGCGTCTCCGAGGGCCTCGACCTGGCGTTCCGGGTGATCCTCAACCCGGGCGAGGAGGTCATCGTCCCGGAGCCCTGCTACGTGGCCTACCAGCCGTGCGTGTCGTTCGCCGGTGGGACGCCGGTGGGGGTGCCGACGCGGGCCGAGGACGGGTTCGCGATCGACGTCGCCGCCGTCGAGGCCGCCGTCACGCCGCGGACGAAGGCGATCCTGATCGGCTCGCCGGCCAACCCGACCGGAGCGGTGCAGTCACCCGAGGTGCTGCGCGCGCTCGTCGCGCTCGCCGAGCGGCACGACCTCTACCTGCTCTCCGACGAGATCTACGACCGGCTGACCTACACCGGGGCGCACACCTGCCTCGGTGCGGTGCCGGGCGCCCGGGAGCGGACGGTGGTGCTGGGCGGTTTCTCGAAGGCCCAGGCGATGACCGGGTGGCGGGTCGGCTGGCTGGCCGCGCCGCGCGCGATCGCCGAGCTGTGCCTGCGGGTGCACCAGTACACGATGCTGTGCGCGCCGCACGTGTCGCAGGTGGCGGCCGTCGAGGCGCTGACCAATGCCGAGGGCGACGTCGCCGAGATGGTGGCCGACTACGACCGCCGTCGCCGGGTGTTCGTGAAGGGCCTGCGGGAGGCCGGGCTGGAGTGCCCGGAACCGGCCGGCGCGTTCTACGCCTTCCCGTCGATCCGCGCGTCCGGGCTGGATGCCGAGACGTTCGCGGAGCGGCTGCTGCGCGAGGAGTCGGTCGCCGTCGTCCCGGGGACCGTGTTCGGTCCCTCCGGAGAGGGACACATCCGCTGCTCGTACGCGACGGCGCTGCCGCAGCTGGAGCAGGCCGTCGAGCGGATCGGGAGCTTCCTGGGCCGGTTGTGA
- a CDS encoding Lrp/AsnC family transcriptional regulator, with amino-acid sequence MREILELLERDASLSHDTVATMVGLPVSEVDARIAEWERTGVIRRHKAVVDWARYEDGTAALEGAGRSGAQVTAFIDVGVAPARGVGFDDVAARISRFDEVRDCFLVSGGHDLRCTVVGPDIRAVSDFVSQKLSTIDRVRSTATHFVLATHKRDGDTFAEPEPDHRLPVTP; translated from the coding sequence GTGCGCGAGATCCTCGAGTTGCTCGAACGCGACGCGTCGCTGAGCCACGACACCGTCGCGACCATGGTCGGCCTGCCCGTCTCCGAGGTCGACGCCCGGATCGCCGAGTGGGAGCGCACCGGCGTGATCCGCCGGCACAAGGCGGTCGTCGACTGGGCCCGGTACGAGGACGGCACCGCCGCCCTCGAGGGAGCCGGCCGGTCCGGCGCGCAGGTCACGGCGTTCATCGACGTCGGCGTGGCGCCCGCCCGCGGTGTCGGGTTCGACGACGTCGCCGCCCGGATCTCCCGGTTCGACGAGGTCCGCGACTGCTTCCTCGTCTCCGGCGGGCACGACCTGCGGTGCACGGTCGTCGGCCCGGACATCCGCGCGGTGAGCGACTTCGTCTCCCAGAAGCTGTCGACGATCGACCGCGTCCGGTCGACCGCGACCCACTTCGTCCTGGCCACGCACAAGCGCGACGGCGACACGTTCGCCGAGCCCGAGCCGGACCACCGGCTCCCGGTGACCCCGTGA
- a CDS encoding DUF4282 domain-containing protein yields MTQTPPPGGPSDPYAGGAYPGGSTPPPAPPSNPLAALFDFGFNQFVTPHIVKFAYILLTVVLAVGYVVVVVGAFLRGGLFGGLLALIGGAVAALVYLILIRVTLEFYYAVVRMSEDIHHRMPNRS; encoded by the coding sequence ATGACGCAGACACCGCCACCCGGTGGACCTTCCGACCCGTACGCCGGCGGCGCCTACCCCGGTGGTTCCACGCCGCCGCCCGCCCCGCCCTCCAACCCGCTGGCGGCGCTGTTCGACTTCGGGTTCAACCAGTTCGTGACGCCGCACATCGTCAAGTTCGCCTACATCCTGCTGACCGTGGTGCTGGCCGTCGGCTACGTCGTCGTCGTGGTCGGCGCGTTCCTCCGGGGCGGCCTGTTCGGCGGCCTGCTCGCGCTGATCGGCGGAGCCGTCGCGGCGCTGGTCTACCTGATCCTGATCCGCGTGACGCTGGAGTTCTACTACGCCGTGGTGCGGATGTCGGAGGACATCCACCACCGGATGCCGAACCGGTCCTGA